A stretch of DNA from Cellulomonas fengjieae:
GCGCTCGACGGCGAACGACCAGCCGCCGCGCCGGGTGCGCGCCTCGGCCGCCAGGAACGGCGCCCGCTTGCCGGCCAGGATGATCGCCGCCAGCGTGTACTCGGCGACGGGCCGCGCGTTCTCGTCGGCGGCGGACGTGACGACGATCCCGCGGTCCCAGGCCGCGTCGGGCAGCAGGCCGCGGACCGACCCGGCCGCGTGCAGCACGGCCCGCAGGCGCGGCGCGGCGTCGAGCTGTTCCAGCGTGATCGGCGGCGCTCCCCACGACGTGACCAGCACGTCCGCCTCGGCGAGCCGGGCGCGCCCCTCGTCCCCGTCCAGCGCGTCGAGCCTGACCGGGTCGCCCACCACGGCGAGCCGCCGCAGCCGGTCGAGCTGCGGCTCGCGGAACTGCAGGGCGAAGGTCGCCTCGCTCATGAGGAGCAGGACGCGGGGCCGCCCGCCCGGCGTGGTGGGGAGCTGCGTCACATCGCGTCCTTCGTCGGTGAAGAGATCAGAACCTGGGTTCGCGGGCAGTGTAGATGATCATGAACGAACATCTGCGGGCCAAGAAGCGCCGCTATACGATCACATTCGATCATCACTCCTGAGACGAGGCAGCATGCCGACGACCGTCCTGCCCGGCACCACCCGGGGCGGACTACCGCTGCGGGTCGACCGCGTGGCCTGGGCGGCCGTCGACGACCGCGGTCTCGTCGCGCGAGCGCAGGCCGAGCGCGGCACCCCGTGGCCCCAGCCGCTGGCCAGCCAGTACGCGCGCTTCCGCCGCGACGGCGACCGCGTCGAGTACGAGGACCGCGTGTTCGGCCGGGAGGACCGGCTGACGCGCGCGGTCGTCACCGCCCTGGTCACCGACGAGCCGGCCTGGCTGGACGAGGTCGCGGACGGCGTCACCCTGCTGTGCGAGCAGAGCTCGTGGTGCTGGCCCGCGCACGACGACGCGGCCCGGGCCCTGGGGGCGGTGGTCCCCGTGGTGACCGAGCCGGTGCTCGACCTGGGCGCCGGGGAGGTGGCGGCACGGCTCGCGTGGATCGACCACGCACTGGGTGACCGGCTCGACGTCCGTGTCCCCGGCGTCCGGCGCCGGCTCCGGCACGAGGTGCGGGCCCGGGTCCTGGACCCCTTCGTCGCGCGCGACGACTGGGGCTGGCTCGCCCCTCCCCTGAGCAACTGGACCGCCTGGATCCACGCGAACGTGCTGACCGCGGCGCTGGCACTCCTCGACGGGAGCGAGCGGGACGCCGTGGTCGCGCGCGCCGCCGACGGCCTCGCGGCGTACCTCGAGTCACTGCCCGCCGACGGCGCCATCGACGAGGGGTACTCCTACTGGTGGCAGGGCGCCTGCCGCGCGCTCGAGGCACTGGACCTCCTGGAGCACGCGACGGGGATCGATGCCGCCGCGCTGCCGGTCGTGCGCGCGACCGTCGGCTACCCGCACGCGATGCACCTGGGCGGCCGCTGGTACCTGGCCGTCGGGGACGGGACCGCCACGCCGCCCACCGACCTGCCGTGGCACGTGCTGCACGCGTGGGCGCTGCGCACCGGCTCGACGGCCGCCGCCGAGCACGCGGCCGCGGAGCACGTGCGGGCCGACCTGCCCGTGCGCGGCGGCATCGGGCGCACCCTGCAGGCGCTGGCCTACGACGCGTGGCCCGCGCAGACGCCGAGCGCCCCGCTGCCGGCCCGCACCTGGTTCCCGAGCACGCAGGTCGCGCTGCTGCGGCAGACCGCGGGGTCGACGCGCGGCCTGGCGGTGGCGCTCAAGGGCGGGCACAACGCCGAGTCCCACAACCACAACGACCTGGGCTCGGTCGTCGTCGCGGTCGACGGGGTGCCGGTGGTGGTCGACCCCGGCCGCCCCACGTACACCGCGCAGACGTTCGGCCCGGACCGGTACGCGCTGTGGACCATGCAGAGCTCGTGGCACTCGGTCCCGGAGGTCCGCGGCACGCCCCAGCGCGACGGCGCGCAGCACCGGGCGACCGACGCGCACGTGTCCGAGGACGGCACCCGCGCGCGGCTCGACCTCACGGCGGCGTACCCGACCGAGGAGCTGTCCCGCTGGACCCGCACCGTCACGCTGGACCGCGTCGCCTCGACGGTGCGCGTCGAGGACGACTGGGACGTCACGCCGGAGGGCTCGGGCACCGTCGTGCACTGGGTGCTCGCCGGCGAGGTGGACGCCTCGGAGCCGGGTCGCGTCGTGGTCCACCCGCTGGACGGTGCCCGGCGCACCCGCCTGACCTGGGACCCTGCCGGCGTGACCTCGTCGCTGACCGTCCGGACGCTGGACGACCCGATGCTGTCCGACGTGTGGGGCGACCACCTGACCCGGCTGGAGCTGCGGGTCGACGACGCCGCCGGGCACGGCTCGCTCACGGTCACCGTGGAGGCGGACCGATGACGACGCTGCCCGTCACCCGCCGCGACCAGCTCCTCGACATCCTCCGGCGCGAGGGCACGGTCCGGGTGAGCGACGCCGCGACCGCGCTGGGCGTCACGCCGGTGACGGTCCGCCGCGACATCACGCAGCTCGCCAACGACGGCCTGGTGCGGCGCGTGCACGGCGGCGCGACGCTGCTGGCCACCGCCGACGAGGAGCACTTCCCGACCGTCGCGACGCTCGGCATGGTGGTGCCGTCCCTCGACTACTACTGGCCCGGCGTGCTGCACGGCGCCCGCGAGGCGGCCACCCGGCTGGGCGTCCGCGTGGTCCTGCGCGGCTCGTCGTACGCGGCGCAGGACGACGTGCGGCAGGTCACCGGCCTGGTGGAGACCGTCGGCGTGGACGGCCTCCTGATCGCGCCGGCCCTGTCGGGGCCCGGCAGCGCCGAGCTGCTCGCCCTCCTGGCCGGGCTGGACATCCCGGTGGTGCTGATGGAGCGCACCGCCACCGCGCCGCCGCACCAGGCACCCCTGGAGTCCGTCGTCTCCGACCACGCGCTGGGCGCCGGCATCGCCGTGCACCACCTGGCGGGTCTCGGCCACCGCCGGCTCGGCCTCGCGTGCTCGGCGCTCAGCCCGACCGGGCCCAAGGTCCGCGCGGGGTGGCTCGCCGCGTGCGAGGAGCTCGGGCTGGAGACGGCGCTCGACCTGCAGGTGGCCAGCTACCGCGACCCGCAGTGGCGCACCGAGGTGGACCGGGTGCTGGACGCGTGCCTCGCGTCCGGGACGACCGCGCTGCTCGTGCACTCCGACCCGGAGGCGATCTCGCTGGTGGAGCGGTGCGAGGAGCGGGGCCTCCGCGTTCCCGGGCAGCTGTCCGTCGTCGCCTACGACGACGAGGTGGCCGGCCTTGCCCACCCTCCGCTGACCGCCGTCCGACCGCCCCGCCACGCGGTCGGCCGCGGCGCCGTGGAGCTCCTGGCGTCCCGGCTCGAGGAGCCCGACCGGCCCGTGCACCGCGTGACGGTCACGCCCGAGCTGATGGTCCGGGAGTCGACCGCCCCGCCGACCTGAGTCGACGGAGCGGCCGACACCGGATCAGCCCGCGAGCGCCCGCTCGGCCTCGCGGGTCAGGTCGTTGCGGTCCGCCCGCGCCGCGCGCAGCCGGGACATGACGACCGCGCCGGCCGCCACGAACGCGGCCGCGAGGGCGATCGCCAGGCGGGCCGTGTGGTCGGCGTCGGCACCCACCGAGATGGCGACGACGGCGGGAGCGATCAGCAGCGCCACGAGGTTCATGACCTTGATCAGCGGGTTGATCGCGGGACCGGCCGTGTCCTTGAACGGGTCGCCTACGGTGTCGCCGATGACCGCCGCCGCGTGGGCGTCGGACCCCTTACCACCGAAGTTGCCGTCCTCAACGATCTTCTTCGCGTTGTCCCAGGCGCCGCCGGAGTTGGCCAGGAAGACCGCCATCAGCACACCCGTGGCGATGGCGCCGCCGAGGAACCCGGCCAGCGGCCCGACGCCCAGGCCGAACCCGACCGCGATCGGCGCGAACGCGGCAAGCAGGCCGGGCGTGGCCAGCTCACGCAGCGAGTCGCGGGTGCAGATGTCGACGACCTTGCCGTACTCCGGACGCTCCTCGCCGGTCATGATCCCGGGGTGGTCCCGGAACTGGCGACGGACCTCGAACACGATGGCGCCCGCGGCCCGGGTCACGGCGTCGATCGCGAGCCCGGAGAACAGGAACACGGTCGCGCCGCCGAGGATCACCCCGACCAGCGTGATCGGGCTGATGATGTCGTAGCTCAGCATCGCCGTGGTCAGCTCGTCGCCCGCCTGGCCCGCCGTCCGCAGG
This window harbors:
- a CDS encoding heparinase II/III domain-containing protein, which translates into the protein MPTTVLPGTTRGGLPLRVDRVAWAAVDDRGLVARAQAERGTPWPQPLASQYARFRRDGDRVEYEDRVFGREDRLTRAVVTALVTDEPAWLDEVADGVTLLCEQSSWCWPAHDDAARALGAVVPVVTEPVLDLGAGEVAARLAWIDHALGDRLDVRVPGVRRRLRHEVRARVLDPFVARDDWGWLAPPLSNWTAWIHANVLTAALALLDGSERDAVVARAADGLAAYLESLPADGAIDEGYSYWWQGACRALEALDLLEHATGIDAAALPVVRATVGYPHAMHLGGRWYLAVGDGTATPPTDLPWHVLHAWALRTGSTAAAEHAAAEHVRADLPVRGGIGRTLQALAYDAWPAQTPSAPLPARTWFPSTQVALLRQTAGSTRGLAVALKGGHNAESHNHNDLGSVVVAVDGVPVVVDPGRPTYTAQTFGPDRYALWTMQSSWHSVPEVRGTPQRDGAQHRATDAHVSEDGTRARLDLTAAYPTEELSRWTRTVTLDRVASTVRVEDDWDVTPEGSGTVVHWVLAGEVDASEPGRVVVHPLDGARRTRLTWDPAGVTSSLTVRTLDDPMLSDVWGDHLTRLELRVDDAAGHGSLTVTVEADR
- a CDS encoding substrate-binding domain-containing protein — translated: MTTLPVTRRDQLLDILRREGTVRVSDAATALGVTPVTVRRDITQLANDGLVRRVHGGATLLATADEEHFPTVATLGMVVPSLDYYWPGVLHGAREAATRLGVRVVLRGSSYAAQDDVRQVTGLVETVGVDGLLIAPALSGPGSAELLALLAGLDIPVVLMERTATAPPHQAPLESVVSDHALGAGIAVHHLAGLGHRRLGLACSALSPTGPKVRAGWLAACEELGLETALDLQVASYRDPQWRTEVDRVLDACLASGTTALLVHSDPEAISLVERCEERGLRVPGQLSVVAYDDEVAGLAHPPLTAVRPPRHAVGRGAVELLASRLEEPDRPVHRVTVTPELMVRESTAPPT